One window of Atribacter laminatus genomic DNA carries:
- a CDS encoding RrF2 family transcriptional regulator yields MKISTRARYGLRLLVDLAEHSGKDPVKLKDISRRQNISLNYLRQLIMPLESNNIVRSIRGNRGGYLLGKKPEEINLLDIMNLLEGPMNLVDCVHNKNLCQISDTCPTRKIWVEISEKMEQSLSQRSLKDLMENNEILN; encoded by the coding sequence ATGAAAATTTCTACAAGAGCTCGATATGGATTACGATTATTAGTCGATTTGGCCGAACACTCAGGGAAAGATCCGGTTAAATTAAAAGATATTTCCCGGCGTCAAAACATATCCCTCAATTACCTTCGGCAGCTTATCATGCCCCTGGAATCGAATAATATCGTTCGAAGCATCCGTGGAAACCGTGGTGGTTATCTCTTAGGAAAAAAACCAGAAGAAATTAACCTTTTGGACATCATGAACCTTTTAGAAGGCCCAATGAATTTAGTCGATTGTGTTCATAACAAAAACCTTTGTCAAATATCGGATACCTGTCCAACTCGAAAAATATGGGTAGAAATATCGGAAAAAATGGAGCAGTCACTTTCTCAAAGAAGTTTAAAAGATCTCATGGAAAACAATGAAATACTCAACTAA
- a CDS encoding MFS transporter → MSKNYLLAPFFLALIVIGLGLSGIGSVVPEMSKQFGVSSAVMGRVFLFHGLGYFISIMVAGFLGDIIQKSLLLRLGLLISAFGFAGISFFTNFTPVILSFMAMGIGLGFLDCMVNPILTEIFTKNPGTILNVVHAFYGLGSLSAPRLYAFLSQRQYNWQNFYSIVTVITVVVFILFLLPFLPKSQGKMGFRNILKIFRYRAFWFMGAITMFYSGGVTVLNGWIVSYFKEKGLSVPVGAVYLSFFWLGLMVGRFVLSWMADRIGHLRMIQLNTIGGIIFVILTISLPISAILTPTFLFFTGFMLSTIMPTTLAYAVVNYPETASTASGWVLTNNGIATLFFPWFGGILASYTSFQTTLLLVPVLLVTMLVFQWLLAGEIKRTQKSPVKSTVSG, encoded by the coding sequence TTGTCCAAAAACTACCTTCTTGCCCCATTTTTTTTAGCTCTCATTGTTATTGGTTTGGGGCTTTCTGGAATCGGGTCGGTCGTCCCCGAAATGTCCAAACAGTTTGGTGTCAGCTCAGCTGTGATGGGACGGGTTTTCCTTTTCCATGGATTAGGATACTTCATTTCCATTATGGTTGCCGGTTTTTTAGGTGATATTATTCAAAAATCTCTTCTTCTTCGTTTGGGCTTGTTAATTAGTGCTTTCGGGTTTGCCGGAATTTCTTTTTTTACCAATTTTACCCCGGTCATTCTCAGTTTCATGGCAATGGGAATTGGACTTGGTTTTTTAGACTGCATGGTTAATCCAATTTTAACCGAAATTTTTACTAAAAACCCCGGAACCATTCTCAACGTTGTTCATGCTTTTTACGGCCTTGGTTCCTTGTCTGCTCCTCGTTTGTACGCTTTTTTAAGCCAACGACAATATAACTGGCAGAATTTTTACTCTATCGTGACGGTTATCACCGTGGTGGTTTTTATTCTTTTTCTTCTCCCCTTCCTCCCCAAAAGTCAGGGAAAAATGGGCTTTCGAAATATCTTAAAAATTTTTCGCTATCGAGCTTTCTGGTTTATGGGAGCGATAACCATGTTTTATTCCGGTGGAGTGACCGTGTTGAACGGATGGATCGTGTCCTATTTTAAAGAGAAAGGACTATCCGTTCCCGTTGGAGCAGTTTACCTATCCTTTTTTTGGCTGGGGTTAATGGTTGGCCGTTTTGTTCTTTCCTGGATGGCCGATCGAATCGGACATCTCCGCATGATCCAACTCAATACCATTGGAGGAATAATTTTTGTAATTTTAACCATCAGTCTTCCTATTTCGGCAATTCTCACGCCCACCTTCCTCTTCTTTACCGGCTTCATGCTCTCCACTATCATGCCAACTACTCTTGCTTATGCCGTTGTCAATTATCCAGAGACAGCCTCAACGGCTTCGGGATGGGTCTTAACCAATAACGGGATTGCTACGCTCTTTTTCCCATGGTTTGGAGGGATTTTAGCTTCTTATACCAGTTTCCAAACCACCTTGTTATTAGTTCCGGTTTTGCTTGTCACCATGCTCGTTTTTCAGTGGTTATTAGCCGGGGAAATTAAAAGAACTCAAAAATCCCCAGTTAAAAGCACGGTCAGCGGTTAA